The Sphingomicrobium aestuariivivum DNA window GGCTGCCCGAGAGCGAAGCCGGCAAGCTCATTGCCGTCTACTGGGGCGGCGCGATGGTCGGCCGCTTCATCGGCTCGGGCCTCTTGCGCATCTTCTCGCCCGGCAAGATCCTCGCCTTCAACTGCCTTGGTGCCATCGCGCTGATCACTGTCAGCATGATGTCGACGGGCGAAGTGGCGGGCTATTCGCTGCTCGCGGTCGGCCTCATGAACTCGATCATGTTCCCGACGATCTTCAGCCTCGCCTGCGAGAAGCTGGGGCCGCGTGCGGCCGACGGGTCGGGCATCATCAACATCGCCATCTTCGGCGGTGCGGTGGTTCCCGTCGTGTTCGGCATGGTGGCCGATGCCACCAGCCTGTCGAGCGCGCTCGTCCTGCCGATCATCTGCTACGCGATCATCATGGGCTTCGGCATCTTCGCCCGGCGCCCTGCCTGATGCGCTGACCGCCCGCGGGCGATCCAGAAGAGGGCGTCGCGGCCAGCCGCGGCGCCCTTTTTCTTTGTGGCTCGGAACCGCGCCCCCACAGCTCGCGCTTGGTCAGGAACAGATGGACGGGTGGATATGAGTAACAAGAAGTTCGTGGCAATCATCGGCGCCGGTTCGGTCGGCTGTTGGCTCGGCGGGCGCCTGCGCGCCGCGGGCCACGAGGTCGCCATCCTGCGCGAGAAGTCGCGTATCCAGCGCGACAACGAGATCATCGTCCTCGAGGAGGGCGAGGAAGAAGAACGCGTCGAGCTGCCGGTATGGGAGGCGCTCGAGCCCAAGCCCGACATCATCCTCCTCGCGGTAAAAGCGATGTTCCTGCCGCAGGTGGCGCCGCTCTTGGCCGCCAACATGAAGGAGGACACGCTCGTCCTGCCCCTGCAGAACGGCGTCCCCTTCTGGTTCGCGGGCGACGAGACGGTGATCGATGTCGATCCCGTCGGCTCGGTCCGTACCGCGGTCGGCCAAGCCAATATCATCGGCACCGTCGTCCACGCCTCGGTCAGCCGCAAGGGCGACTGGATCACTGTGGGCAAGGCCGACAAGCTCTTGCTCGGCGAACCCTCGGGCTCGCACAGCGCGCGCGTCGCCGAGCTGGTACAGCTGTTCCGCGACGCCGGCGTGCCGAGCGCACAGTCGGACAATATCCGCAACGACATCTGGTACAAATTGTGGGGCAATCTCACGATCAACCCCTTGTCCGCGCTGACCCGCCAGACGGTCGACCGGCTGCTCGACGACGAGGACGTGCTGTCCTTCATCCGTCGCGGCATGGAGGAATGCGCGGCGATCGGCGAGGCGATCGGTTGTTCGATCAGCGACAGCATCGACGACCGGCTCGACGTCACCCGCACGCTGGGGGTGTTCAAACCCTCGATGCTACAGGACCTCGAGGCGGGCCGCCCGCTCGAATATAAGGCGCTGGTGGCCGCGCCCCGCGCCATCGCGCGCGAGCATGGCATCGAGACCCCCGCCATCGACGCGCTGCTCGGGATGATCCGCCAGCTCG harbors:
- a CDS encoding ketopantoate reductase family protein translates to MSNKKFVAIIGAGSVGCWLGGRLRAAGHEVAILREKSRIQRDNEIIVLEEGEEEERVELPVWEALEPKPDIILLAVKAMFLPQVAPLLAANMKEDTLVLPLQNGVPFWFAGDETVIDVDPVGSVRTAVGQANIIGTVVHASVSRKGDWITVGKADKLLLGEPSGSHSARVAELVQLFRDAGVPSAQSDNIRNDIWYKLWGNLTINPLSALTRQTVDRLLDDEDVLSFIRRGMEECAAIGEAIGCSISDSIDDRLDVTRTLGVFKPSMLQDLEAGRPLEYKALVAAPRAIAREHGIETPAIDALLGMIRQLDGGLV